One Magnolia sinica isolate HGM2019 chromosome 2, MsV1, whole genome shotgun sequence genomic window, caaccacaaataccacaaacaatttccttacccttgtccttccttgattccatggcctcgaatttctttatgagattaaCCGCTTTAGAATTGAGAttatcatcctcttttagaaggtatacttcgcccatttcttttgattgagtaggcctagaagtggtatttgattttgggtatgtgtcccataattgtgtgttttcagcaaatctgtccaagtagtcccacacatcatcgacatttttattcatgaatttttcattgcacattgtctcgaccaattggtgcataaaagatgtcagaccatcatagaaaaagtgtgtaatgtgccacgtttcaaaaccgtgttgtgggcatgaactgacaagatccttgaaccgctcccaactttggaagaatgtttcatcattcttttgggcgaagttcatgattaaaTTTCGACATGTGTTCGTtttgtgatatgaaaaaaatttctttatgaactcccttattatgtcattccatgtgccaatagattggggacgtagtgaatgcaacgacatcttagctttctctttcaaagaaaagggaaagagttttagttTGACTATGTCTTCAGACACGTTACGAAAATATAAAGTGactataatctcgtcaaactctttcaaatgaaaatatggactttcagattcaagcccatgaaactttggaaggagttgaatcacccctgtcttgatattcatgtgtcccgtattttcggaaaaaaccatgcatgaggacaTACTCACCCCCGcctgttgtaaataatctcgtaaagtacgaggtgggggtgcttgatgcacctcattctcatcctggatgtcctccaccctaggttggggtagaagaggttgatttgcggccataacctcagttaactctgaggatctcaagtagtgtctaatcatgcgatggatagataacccctcatcCAATCCTCCTTgagacgtagagtgttgtcacggacccacttgggcatgaaacacttacaACTCTTaattcaaattctaaacctatatctaaaagaaaggaagaaatacAAATCtacaaaataagagaaaagaattGGAAGGAAGTTACGAAATTAGAAGTCCTAAACTAAGAacctgtaaaacaaaacaaaccaagttaaTTTCTACAGATAAAAAGTCTAAAAATAGTAGGAAATCCTAaaataaactagtttctaaaaaaagaaaattttctaaaaggaaaaatagaaagtttctataaacaaattaggaaaattctaaacctaaaatagaaagacaattagtttctaaattagaagaaatcctagaattagaaagtttctaaagataaaacctaatctaaaatagaaaacagaaagactagaaaattagaaagatattaccaatttaaaatgtgtatgtcaaggtcctacaaaacaggaaaacagattagtttctaaaaataaaaaaaaattctaacttaaaattagaaaatcctaatcttaaactaatcctaaaactagttaatctcagaaaaacgtaactaccaatccccggcaacggcgccaaaaacttgttcactccccaagtatagggttgtgatgtagtaataaactcggtgagaccgaggtcaaatcccaagggattgaaacctgtacgtaatctaaaactaaatagaactagaactagactaagatttaatctaaatcaagcgaatatgagggaataattgtgaatagattaattaaaaactaaaaaataaaggtgggaactagggtgtcaaggatccacttgtagcaattgggaagttaccttgcattgattcaaggacacaactggaatcagagtcctatcctatccaattggtacgaagagatttgtcagatctctgaacttttcatggaTCTAATCCTCAATAAataagaatggtgaagatttggaagtgattctgtcacctaaccatgcctaggagactatgacaaacaacagaaatttactaatctcacagccaatcatgagagaattgtgaaagttaggaaaggttccatcacccaaccatgtccatgagacaatggtgaacaacagggttccccagttcacaatctcaataatggaaagaacatacttaaagctatcgcagatccattgtaatttgagtcacaataaaccattaaaaactaaaagcatatcttaataattaaattagaatccataaggttcaacaagacatgaattaaaacaagcaaccatcctaatcatactaccagcttcacctcttagccctagctaagaggcttagcctagaatagacatgattaggctaaacatttTTTAGAAAAATACTAAAAAGaaacagtaaaaaaataaaaataaataaatattactctaCTCTCTTTCTCTGCCTCTGCCCACGTCCCATGGAAAATTTCATGCCTCTTGTGCTCAACTCTATCTTCTCTTTATAGCTGTCAAAGGTTAGTCGGTTGGAGTTTCCGCACAAAGAGACGGTGCGTAGCTTTCACACAATAGCAAATCTGAAAACTTCCTTATGCAGTAAATCGAAGAAACAGAAAATAGATAGCCCATTCCGAAATCTAATCCGGACGAGCTTCTTGGGAATGATTGGACGTCCCTGGGAAGTGATATGGACGGCTGGGATCAATGGGCCGATCCTGGCCACGGACGTAGAACGGCCCAGTCTCTCCAGACGCACGTCAGTGCGTAGAACATACGAGAAAGAGAGGCTTCTGTGATCAGTGGGGCTTATAAGCGGATTTTTCCAagaaattcactctgtccatTGTGCTCTCTTTGAAAAACTATTCAgatatggacggttttggattgggtttggtgtggcccatttgatttatcttTCAGTAAAGATTCTGTCATCCATTCTGTGTTTTACAACATTCCATGTGCGTACACGTGCATTGGGCCGAAAGGCGAGCTTGGCGAGGGTCTTGGCCACTCCACGGAGCAATTGGACAggtcagatcatctaatggaatgatgggtggggcccactgtcaaaacccagtggGAACACGTCGACGTTTCGCACGGCTCTATTTGGATGTTTTgcacaaaaaataggtggggtccactgcaatgcctgtcctagaaatccactccctccatcgacTCTTGTACGtagtgttggcccatggcctcaagtttgaagtagatccgacttcagggtgggccacacgctcaATCGATGTgtggacaacattcaccgttaaaaatataATCCGCTTCACGTATGCTTGATGCCATGCACatctatttacaaatttgcccttctcttttgttataacTTCTGTCGTCCGTATCTCCTGATTACACCATGCAAATGAGACAAAATTTCACCAGGACTTGTTATCTTTCACGCTCTTTCcaacgcctaagtttgagccttgatcGCTTATGGATTGCCAAGATGATCTTTAATGGCTAGCGCCCTCTAATATctctattgggccacttccacatggatctaatggctgaaatttgacgtgtacggttaatttatggtcctcaggtcatgcatgaagtttcgagccgaatggatggtgagaatcctgtgatcttgcattctggctgactttcaggccacttgagcttcagtttctcaattttctcggatctctggcgtgtaaatctatcgatcttggtcccctgggatccatcccttgccttggtgactcatgaacgttaaatccatgcttttagcattcttttttagtccaagctcgtgaattcaccttgcaatacaaacacgcTTAAAAGAAGACGTTAACaatatcatgctcataaaatccggtaataactggggtctaatatgcaatattttaaggtacaaaagactacgtcttaacttttggaAAGACATTAACAAAATTGGTagagtatgtggattcagactacgctgGTAGTGTGGATTCTAAAAAGCCGACTTAACGTTACACGTTTTGTAATGGCGAGTGgagtaattagttggatgtcgaaacttTAGTCTGTGATGGCTCTTTCCACAATCAGAGCAAaattatccgacaggtgcttgaggaatgaggcataatactggaaaagattcacaccagcgtgaattcatcatacatgctcaccaaggtcgttcataaagagaagttcaagttttgtgcaacttctctaggcttggtgatggcgtaaaagaatgacgaagtgtgcatgagaagcattgATTGGAGCTATgctgtgatgcagagataagataAGAGGTCAATAAGTTATacgtttgatgattgaagacatggtaagGATTATtgttaaaagatgtcttaaatctggaaaAGTTCGACAGTCCAAGAAAAtttaactcaaagtccagcaacaaaatATATTGGAATTTCTATAATCCTTGACTTGCTGAAGATCTGCTTCAACTCGTCGAAAGTTACGCAGACAGCACAAATTgcttaaatttgaggtggtttctggaCTATTCCAAGTCGGTTAGAAAAGtgaggtttcctaaactataaataggagttcccagGGCCTTTCAAAAACATTATAAGGCTTTTTAAAGTATTTCAATGGATTTTtagaagggttctagggtttgcaaagggtgtagcaagggtgagattcaaggttgttcgaatcgggtaagtcatctctctttgtaatttctgctttcacaGTCAAGATCTATCACTTTGTAttgtggttttttctcgaaagggttttccatgttaaatctttgttttCTCCtgtatttgcttggtgctcttggattgttatcataTATCCATATCTATGTAATTCCACGACCCAATCCCTAACACTAATGActcataataaaaataaaaaaattgtttaGTAGTTACATTCAATGGGCCCATCGATCCATTGGGCTTCATGGAGCATGTgccttgtgtttcaaaaattGGACCTATTACATAGTATACTGGTCATTTTCGTTCAATTTTCCATACTTATTTTTATACCATTAGACACTTTCTTATCCTGCTGACCAGCTGAGAGCCACCATATTTGATTAGCAtgtattaaatttcaaccatttgctatccaaagtggggtccatagatggacggattagattgaTACATTATCTCGCGAGGTGGATGAATTGATCTACTATTTTGTCCAAAACATTTCATTTGGTTTTCATTATTCACACAATAGCTCCTTTTTTATTCGGCCAGCCATGGTTTCTTCCTATACATGtattgtgagaactttttgaaaactcatcatacatataattttaaattttgaacattttatgTAACGCAGCACCTCATAAACCCCTAGGACTCAACTTTTaccataatccaaaactttgttgagccatgaaaaaagaaatcggtcttctcccttgatttgcatctttctTTGATATAACCTACTAGAGTTTTAGATTATGGTGAAAATTGGTCCTTAGGGTTTCATAGAGTGTTGCATCACATTCACCGTTTGgattttaggcccatgacacatgtgcagaGGTGCACAGGGGAGCATACTTCTAGCGATGCTACTCTTTATATATAAAAGAATGCTGTGTTTATCACAAGTTCTCCTATGAACTCTTTGGGAACTCATTTTTGatgatatgagctcaaaatttgAATTGTCCGCCTAATGCAACATCCCATGAAACTCTTAGGGCTCAACTCTTTCTCTGATTTAAAACTTTAAGCCATGACGGataagagaggcaaatcaagagaggaaaccatggctcaccaaagttttgaTTCTGGGTAAAATTTGAGTCATGAGGATTTCATAATGTATTGCATCAATTCATATTTTGAACTCGTATCACCAGAAATGAGTTTCCAATGAGCATTCctcactacacacacacacacacacacacggaaatgctcacctacgaaccagttcgtacgtactacatacgaacttttttgagaacccatcatatgtgatgtggatccaaaatctgaaccgttcatgtgaagcaacacctcctGAAACCTcccaggcccaagttttactttgatctaaaactttaatgggccaagaaaaatgaaaacagtttcctcccttgatttgcatttctctttgctatggcccaccagcatattagatcagggtgaaaatttgtcacatggggttttatgggattccgcatcacatggaccgttcagattagacacccatggcacgtgtgcaaaggtgcacatgtgcaTAGGTGCACAGGtgatggatcaagatgatatatatatatatatatatatatatatatatatatatagtcttaTCTTTATCACGGGGTACTTTGTGCTTCATGTTTTGTGAGATGCTAAGGTGCAGCTTGGGTCAGGCTCAGCCCCAACCTGACTAATCCAACCCAAACATAGGCCTGGTTGGGATTGGGCTGGAAATTCTCAATCCTACCCCAAGTGAGTTGAGTCTCAGCAATCCTATTATACTAAAACCCAACTCAATATGTACAATATATTATTAGCTCATCCGATTATACCAAAACCCAACTGGATATGTACTATTAGCCGGTTTGATagcttggatttggaatgcattggaatctaaCTCACAATAACTTTGAAATCGAAGTTCTTTTGATTTATATAATACACCAGTATACACGAATGGGTCCACAACCGATATGTTACTTGGCTGGGCTGGCCGTCGAGCTCGGGTCAAGCTTGCTATGGAAATTTCATGTGGTTTTCAGAACAGTGGGCCAGTATCAGCCCCAATAATAAATGGTTCAGACCATTTACAGCATGGTAGAAAATACCCAAAAAACAgttaagttgaatgtggaccatcatcGCATTTCTTTTATCAACAATATATTAATAGGCCACATATAGAAAGGTTAAAATAGTTCTATCAACGACAATTAGATTCTCAGCGAaaagtccatccacagtgggaggCAActtaccaacggtctggattatctaaCCATGCGTCCCAGTCGCAAGCCGTGCATACGTGCAAAGAAACGGGCCCACAAGCTAAACCGGACCGCTTTTCGAtccgcccaaaaaaaaaaacccggcgCGAAAATATTCCGCTCAAGCACAAAAGGGCGGGAAAAAAGAGAAAGGGAACAAACACTAGATCTGAACCGTCGAATGGTGGGCGAAATCGACGGTCACGGAAGAAATCAGAGCCTCGATCCGTGTCAAAGCAAATTCAAACTTCCGCGCCATATCCCCTCACACCGCCAAAAATAAAATTCCATCCGCAGTTATTCCTCTGTTTTAGAAAACCCCAACTCTCATATCTCCCCAAACGTCTCTCTCTCGCGATGGCGCCAGCTTCTTCGAAAACGAATCCTCCGAGGCCGAGAAAGAGGGTGGAAGTCGAGACGGGTTCGCTCAAACGCGCCAAGGATGGGAGCGCTTTCACCAAATGGTATTTCAtttcattctcttcttcttcttttttcccctcTCTGTTTTGATAGatattcatctctctctctctctcatggaggaaATTGTTTACTTGGGTTTTGAAAAGAACATctcatttcttctatttttctctgGATACTCTTTTCTTGGGTGATGTTGTGATTTCTATGTGTATgtctgtaattttattttatttaaatttatttattgcaGTGATGAATGTAATAAAGATGTACCCGTTGGGCTTATTGATATGCATAGCTGCAGCCTTGACTCCAAAATCAAGATGAATCTGGGTAtctgtctttttctttttaatcattttctagttttctttttctttttctgaaattttttcttcgtcataattattattattttttttttactttgttgaactgtttttcttctcttttcttttttgatttatCAGAGGCTCAGGTTGTAGAAAAGGTCGCCGACGTTAAAAAGCCAGCAGAAAAGTGAAtttcgtttctctctctctctctctctctctctctctctaaatattTCTCTGTTTTAAAACAGAATTTGAACTGACTCTGTTAAATGGATAATAGGAAGAAAGCAGTGTCGTCAGAGCCAAAGCCCAAAAAGggtaaaaaggagaagaaagtgaAGGATCCCAACAAGCCCAAGCGTCCTCCaactgccttcttcctcttcatgtATGCATCTCCCtaacttttttttcaaaaaaaaaaaaaagatttttgggCTTGCCAATGCTTGTATTTAGGACCATGTCTCGTgcattcatccatgcatgtgtAATCTTTACACACGATATTCCTTTGGACTATCACATGAATCGGTTGATGGGTCTGTCCTACCTTTCACTGACTATATTGAAAATGGGGTTCTTTTGCACCTAATGTATTATTACTCATCCCTTATCTACATATGTATTCTATAATGAACCATGTATGTCTGTTTATGCATCCATGTATGGGTATAGAAACTACCTTCTTATGTAAAAATGTGTCTAATGTCTGCTTGTGGTTAGTCTAGGAAAAGTAGCCCATGCTTTGTATGATGGGTCTTGTTGTGGATGGAATTCAGGCCAAAATTCTCCTTCATCAGTGAAAACATTGGGGCTGCCTGTCATATGATTGATGTTCCCGTATCTTACATGTGCTGTGAGAGGGAGAATCTATGCTCATGGCTCCAAGCTGATATTGAAGGTTGTTAGTGAATTGAATTGTTCATGAAGGCTAGATTGTAGTGCATAGAACATCGAACAACAGGATGGCCAGGTTGAGGGACTTGAACTCCATGATGCTCCTCCTAAGCCCAAAATCAGTGTATGCACAGATTTCAATGAGTTCATCTACTTAGGATTGACATTTTGTAAGTCAAACAAAAAATCTCTCATGCACTACTGAGGAGTTAAAGGTGAAGGCAATGGCTGGAGATGGTTTGAAGCTGATGTTATTCTAGGAATCTTGATGTTAAGGGATAGAGCAAAGAAAACCATAGAGCTCTCCCAATCTAAGATATTTATTATCTTCTAAAGtaccatgatgtgtatgatcataaaGTGGTTAGCAGTCCTTTTGATCCTTGTGTATGGCTCTCTTTTGAGATGTGTGCAAAAGATAAAAAATCTAAAGAAAGGATGGTGGAGTTCCCTTATGCAAATCACATCCCTTTTATTTGTTTTCTTCATAGATGTTTAAGAAACAAAGTTAATAGTGGTGTGATCCTAAAGTTAAATCTGCACGATCTGTAAgttttaggctgtgtttggatgtctTTAGGTTTTTTAAGTTGGAAGTTATGGGAAACTTATTTACATGTGATCTCATGTAAATGAA contains:
- the LOC131236809 gene encoding high mobility group B protein 7-like, translating into MAPASSKTNPPRPRKRVEVETGSLKRAKDGSAFTKCDECNKDVPVGLIDMHSCSLDSKIKMNLEAQVVEKVADVKKPAEKKKAVSSEPKPKKGKKEKKVKDPNKPKRPPTAFFLFMDDFRKTYKEANPDSKSVSVVAKEGGEKWKSMTDEEKKPYLEKVAELKAEYEKALEKFNAGSEEEQGASEKEE